The following are encoded together in the Cohaesibacter gelatinilyticus genome:
- the murC gene encoding UDP-N-acetylmuramate--L-alanine ligase, with protein MKMPQNIGPVHFVGIGGIGMSGIAEVLVRLGYTVQGSDLSESANVLRLREKGIEVKIGHAAENIDGAQVVVVSSAIKADNPELKEARARLLPVVRRAEMLAELMRFKSAIAVGGTHGKTTTTSLVAALLDAGHKDPTVINGGIINAYGTNARMGDGDWMVVEADESDGTFVKLPADVAVVTNIDPEHLDHYGDFEAVRAAFASFVENVPFYGFAAMCLDHPEVQSLVGQIEDRRIVTYGANPQADVRYSDLRSEGGISRFTITIRNRQTGEEEEITGLTLPMPGEHNVANATAAIVVAHELGIPADDIRKGLAGFGGVKRRFTRTGSWNGIEVIDDYGHHPVEILAVLDAARQASQGKVIAVVQPHRYSRLEDHFEDFCTCFNNADHVLVADVYAAGEQPIEGISSESLVEGLKGHGHRHASLLGDEAGLAGRVREIAEPGDYVVCLGAGNITAWANALPEQLIKLAGE; from the coding sequence ATGAAAATGCCTCAGAATATAGGTCCCGTCCATTTTGTCGGGATTGGTGGCATCGGTATGTCCGGCATTGCCGAAGTGTTGGTTCGCCTGGGCTATACGGTTCAGGGCAGCGATTTGTCGGAGAGTGCCAACGTATTGCGTCTTCGGGAGAAGGGCATCGAGGTCAAAATCGGTCATGCGGCTGAGAATATTGACGGTGCCCAAGTCGTTGTTGTCTCTTCTGCCATCAAAGCCGATAATCCGGAGTTGAAAGAAGCGCGGGCGCGCTTGCTGCCGGTTGTTCGTCGTGCTGAAATGCTGGCCGAACTGATGCGTTTCAAATCTGCCATCGCAGTTGGTGGTACACATGGCAAAACCACTACGACATCCCTGGTTGCCGCATTGTTGGACGCGGGCCATAAAGATCCAACCGTGATCAATGGCGGTATTATCAATGCCTATGGCACGAATGCTCGTATGGGCGATGGTGATTGGATGGTTGTCGAGGCTGATGAGTCAGATGGAACCTTCGTCAAGCTTCCTGCCGATGTGGCTGTGGTGACCAATATTGATCCCGAACATCTGGATCATTATGGTGATTTTGAAGCCGTGCGCGCGGCTTTTGCCTCCTTTGTCGAGAATGTGCCTTTCTATGGCTTTGCGGCCATGTGTCTGGATCATCCGGAAGTCCAGTCTCTGGTTGGTCAGATTGAAGATCGTCGTATCGTGACCTATGGCGCCAATCCGCAGGCCGATGTGCGCTATTCTGATCTGCGTTCCGAGGGCGGTATCAGCCGCTTCACCATTACGATCCGCAATCGCCAGACGGGTGAAGAAGAAGAGATTACAGGTCTCACTCTTCCAATGCCGGGCGAGCACAATGTGGCCAATGCGACAGCTGCGATTGTAGTCGCTCATGAGTTGGGCATTCCAGCTGATGATATCCGCAAAGGTCTGGCGGGTTTTGGCGGTGTGAAGCGTCGCTTTACACGCACCGGTTCCTGGAACGGGATAGAGGTGATTGATGATTACGGTCATCACCCGGTTGAGATCCTGGCTGTTCTGGATGCTGCACGTCAGGCCAGTCAAGGTAAGGTCATTGCTGTTGTTCAACCACACCGTTACAGCCGTCTTGAAGACCATTTCGAAGACTTCTGTACCTGCTTCAACAATGCCGATCATGTCCTGGTGGCCGATGTTTATGCAGCTGGTGAGCAGCCAATTGAAGGCATTAGTTCCGAAAGTCTGGTTGAAGGACTGAAGGGTCATGGTCATCGCCATGCCTCTTTGCTGGGTGATGAAGCTGGTCTTGCTGGGCGTGTTCGAGAAATTGCAGAGCCGGGTGATTATGTTGTTTGCCTTGGAGCTGGCAACATCACGGCTTGGGCCAATGCACTGCCGGAGCAATTGATCAAGCTGGCTGGAGAATAA
- the murG gene encoding undecaprenyldiphospho-muramoylpentapeptide beta-N-acetylglucosaminyltransferase has product MEKVIVLTAGGTGGHLFPAQALAHELDVRGWQVHLATDGRAERYGHDFPAQSVRIIPSATPSGKNPIKMAKAALTLAKGFFIARKQLKELKPAALVGFGGYPTVPPMLAAASLGIPTCLHEQNGVLGRANKLLARSAKVLAASFPILKGGEPFKEITTLTGNPVRPAVLDAASSDYPALDADSPLKLTVFGGSQGARFFSEYMPGVIGRLPEAMRSRIKLVQQCRQEDLPKARVAYRELKIDAEISPFFADMPAKIADSHLVICRSGASSVSELAAIGRPSILVPLPGSLDQDQKANAEVLSNAGGAWIMDQRGLRPNPIADLIEDLFSNPDKLTAAADAARKQGRPDAAEHLADLVEGLVSETGVVQ; this is encoded by the coding sequence ATGGAAAAAGTAATTGTTCTGACCGCTGGCGGTACCGGGGGGCATCTATTCCCGGCTCAGGCTCTGGCGCATGAATTGGATGTGCGTGGTTGGCAGGTGCATTTGGCTACCGATGGCCGGGCTGAGCGTTATGGTCACGATTTTCCGGCACAGAGCGTGCGCATCATTCCTTCTGCTACTCCGTCCGGCAAGAACCCTATCAAGATGGCAAAAGCGGCTCTGACGCTGGCAAAAGGTTTCTTCATTGCACGCAAACAGTTGAAAGAGCTGAAACCGGCAGCTCTTGTCGGCTTTGGTGGCTATCCGACAGTTCCTCCCATGTTGGCGGCAGCCAGCCTTGGTATTCCGACTTGTTTGCATGAGCAAAATGGGGTGCTTGGTCGTGCGAACAAGTTGTTGGCACGTAGCGCCAAGGTCTTGGCCGCAAGCTTTCCAATTCTAAAGGGTGGTGAGCCATTCAAGGAGATTACCACCTTGACCGGCAATCCGGTGCGTCCAGCTGTGCTGGATGCGGCATCCAGTGACTATCCTGCATTGGATGCTGATAGTCCGTTGAAATTAACTGTTTTTGGTGGCAGTCAGGGAGCGCGCTTCTTTAGCGAATATATGCCGGGTGTGATCGGACGTTTGCCGGAAGCAATGCGATCCCGGATCAAGCTTGTTCAGCAATGCCGTCAGGAAGATTTGCCCAAAGCGCGCGTTGCTTATCGAGAGCTGAAGATTGATGCCGAGATCTCACCTTTCTTTGCCGACATGCCTGCAAAGATTGCGGATAGCCATCTGGTCATTTGCCGCTCTGGTGCTTCTTCGGTGAGTGAGCTGGCAGCCATAGGTCGCCCGTCCATCCTTGTGCCCTTGCCAGGATCTTTGGATCAGGACCAGAAAGCCAATGCGGAAGTTCTTTCCAATGCCGGCGGCGCCTGGATCATGGACCAGCGTGGTCTTCGTCCAAACCCGATTGCAGATTTGATTGAAGATTTATTTTCCAACCCGGACAAGCTGACAGCTGCGGCAGATGCTGCGCGTAAGCAAGGGCGGCCCGATGCGGCTGAACACCTTGCTGACCTTGTCGAAGGGCTGGTATCAGAGACAGGAGTTGTCCAATGA
- a CDS encoding FtsW/RodA/SpoVE family cell cycle protein, with protein sequence MMRRTTKNRLTEWWWTIDRPMLLVLVLMLFAGLVLSMAASPAVAERIGLDSFHFVKRHAMFIPVAIAIMIGITFLEARAIRRLALLVLVGSLIGMVLTLLFGFSAKGAQRWVSIAGFSLQPSEFLKPAFVVLAAWLFAENDRRPEIPGNLFAIILLMVAGALLVAQPDIGQTILLGAVWSGLFFMAGMPLFWIFLLLGLGMVGLTAAYMFLPHVNGRINRFLDPATGDTFQVDKAMDSIIRGGWLGTGPGEGMVKRILPDSHTDFIFAVLAEEFGIIVCLVLVGAYIFIVVRSLMLALRSHDLFKRLAIAGLAILFGLQAVINIAVNLQLMPAKGMTLPFISYGGSSLLSVALGMGFLLALTRRRPEVGQRNDN encoded by the coding sequence ATGATGCGGCGAACGACGAAGAACCGATTGACGGAATGGTGGTGGACAATTGATCGGCCCATGCTGCTGGTTCTTGTTCTTATGTTGTTTGCTGGTCTGGTATTGTCCATGGCAGCCAGCCCGGCTGTTGCCGAGCGTATTGGTCTGGACAGCTTCCACTTTGTCAAACGTCATGCGATGTTCATTCCTGTAGCAATTGCGATCATGATTGGCATTACCTTTCTGGAGGCAAGAGCCATTCGCAGACTGGCTCTTTTGGTGCTGGTCGGTTCGCTTATTGGAATGGTATTGACGTTGCTCTTCGGTTTTTCTGCCAAAGGGGCGCAGCGTTGGGTTTCGATTGCCGGTTTCTCATTGCAGCCGTCTGAATTTCTTAAACCGGCTTTTGTTGTACTGGCAGCATGGTTGTTTGCCGAGAATGATCGCAGACCCGAGATACCGGGTAACCTCTTTGCCATTATCCTTCTGATGGTCGCTGGCGCGCTTTTGGTGGCACAGCCAGATATCGGTCAGACAATCTTGCTGGGGGCGGTTTGGTCTGGCCTTTTCTTCATGGCGGGGATGCCACTATTCTGGATTTTTCTATTACTTGGATTAGGTATGGTTGGTTTAACGGCGGCCTATATGTTTCTTCCGCATGTTAACGGACGTATCAATCGTTTTCTGGATCCAGCAACCGGTGATACTTTTCAGGTAGACAAGGCCATGGATTCGATCATACGGGGCGGATGGCTCGGCACTGGTCCTGGCGAAGGTATGGTGAAACGGATTTTGCCGGATTCTCACACCGACTTTATTTTCGCGGTACTGGCTGAAGAGTTCGGGATCATTGTTTGTCTTGTTCTGGTTGGGGCTTACATTTTCATCGTTGTGCGTTCATTGATGCTGGCTTTGCGCTCTCATGATCTTTTCAAGCGCCTTGCAATTGCCGGATTGGCTATCTTGTTTGGATTGCAGGCTGTGATCAATATTGCCGTAAATTTGCAATTGATGCCTGCAAAGGGTATGACGCTGCCTTTCATCTCTTATGGCGGTTCGTCTCTCTTGTCTGTGGCTTTGGGAATGGGTTTTTTGCTGGCATTGACCAGACGAAGGCCCGAGGTTGGGCAGCGCAACGACAATTGA
- the murD gene encoding UDP-N-acetylmuramoyl-L-alanine--D-glutamate ligase — protein sequence MIALTSFKGRSVAVFGLGGSGLSCLNALSAGGAHILAFDDSEERCAVAAKIPGVTILDLREADWRSIDALVLSPGVPLTHPEPHWSVRLAQDAGVEIIGDIELFVRERNKQSPSCPFVAITGTNGKSTTTALISHILKQAGFDVQMGGNIGTPILELEPFDGQGDAERVYVIEVSSYQIDLAPNLNPSVGLLLNLSADHLDRHGTIQNYAQIKARLVAQSKNAIIGVDDRYSANIASNLRVKGNDVVAISGFANDRAGVRAPDGFLQSKSDGFLFNLDQARALRGSHNAQNAAAAVAIAQTFNLTPSQIAKGLTSFGGLEHRMEEVGHGKGFLFINDSKGTNADAAARALGAFPKVRWIAGGLAKEGGIDGLVDHFDRIDCAYLIGEAGADFAETLNQHGVPFKDCGTLDRALDAAIADGEVARADGESMEEVILLSPACASFDQYPNFMARGDAFRAKVSAYLNDESETQSQGMA from the coding sequence ATGATCGCGCTCACTTCCTTCAAAGGCAGATCCGTGGCCGTATTCGGTTTGGGGGGTAGTGGGCTATCCTGCCTGAATGCGTTAAGTGCTGGCGGTGCGCATATTCTTGCGTTTGACGATAGTGAAGAACGCTGCGCTGTCGCGGCCAAAATTCCCGGCGTCACCATTCTTGATTTGCGTGAAGCGGACTGGCGTAGCATTGATGCGCTTGTTCTGTCTCCCGGCGTGCCTCTTACCCATCCTGAACCACATTGGAGCGTGAGGTTGGCGCAGGATGCCGGTGTTGAAATTATTGGCGATATTGAATTATTTGTCAGGGAGCGGAACAAGCAGTCTCCGTCCTGTCCCTTTGTGGCAATTACCGGAACCAATGGTAAATCCACCACCACCGCGCTGATCTCTCATATTTTGAAGCAGGCTGGTTTTGACGTTCAGATGGGTGGCAATATCGGTACGCCTATTCTGGAGCTTGAACCCTTTGACGGGCAGGGTGATGCTGAGCGTGTATATGTGATTGAAGTTTCCTCTTATCAGATCGACTTGGCCCCAAACCTGAATCCATCGGTAGGCTTGCTGCTCAATCTCTCTGCAGATCATCTGGATCGTCATGGCACTATTCAGAATTACGCGCAGATCAAGGCACGCCTGGTAGCTCAATCAAAGAATGCCATTATCGGAGTTGATGATCGCTATAGTGCAAATATTGCGTCCAATTTGCGTGTCAAAGGCAATGATGTCGTGGCCATTTCAGGCTTTGCCAATGATCGCGCAGGAGTGCGTGCTCCGGATGGTTTCCTGCAGAGCAAAAGTGATGGGTTTTTGTTTAATCTGGATCAGGCACGTGCCTTGCGCGGGAGCCATAATGCTCAGAATGCAGCAGCGGCTGTGGCCATTGCCCAGACCTTCAATCTTACCCCATCGCAGATTGCCAAAGGTCTGACCAGTTTCGGTGGACTGGAACACCGCATGGAAGAGGTTGGTCACGGTAAGGGCTTTCTCTTCATCAATGATTCCAAAGGTACCAATGCTGATGCTGCTGCCCGAGCGCTTGGGGCGTTTCCAAAAGTGCGCTGGATTGCTGGTGGCCTTGCCAAAGAAGGTGGAATTGATGGGCTCGTTGATCATTTTGATCGGATTGACTGTGCTTATCTGATTGGCGAAGCGGGTGCGGATTTTGCTGAAACCTTGAACCAGCATGGGGTGCCGTTCAAGGATTGCGGAACATTGGATCGGGCGCTTGATGCAGCCATCGCAGATGGTGAGGTTGCGAGGGCTGATGGTGAGAGCATGGAGGAAGTCATTCTACTTTCACCAGCATGTGCATCCTTTGATCAATATCCGAATTTCATGGCCAGAGGCGACGCGTTCAGAGCGAAGGTTTCGGCCTATCTGAATGATGAAAGTGAGACCCAAAGCCAAGGAATGGCATGA
- the mraY gene encoding phospho-N-acetylmuramoyl-pentapeptide-transferase encodes MLMYLVEFSDFISGLNVFRYLTFRTAGAIITALLFVFLFGPMIIRSLRNRQGKGQPIREDGPQSHLVTKKGTPTMGGLMILSGLCMATLLWADLTNPYVWIVLFVTVGFGLIGFYDDFLKVSRSDHKGFSGKMRLSIEALIAGMACFAVAQLGESAFSTSVTFPFFKDVLLDLGWFFVPFGLFVIVGAGNAVNLTDGLDGLAIVPVMIATATFGVIAYLSGNEIFADYLQIHYVPGTGELLVLCGAMVGAGLGFLWFNAPPAAIFMGDTGSLALGGMLGSISVATKHELVLAIVGGLFVLEAVSVIIQVASFKLTGRRVFRMAPIHHHFEHKGWTEPQVVIRFWIIAVVLALIGLSTLKLR; translated from the coding sequence ATGCTGATGTATCTCGTTGAATTTTCGGACTTTATTTCCGGGTTGAACGTTTTTCGCTATTTGACCTTTCGAACAGCCGGAGCCATCATTACGGCTCTGTTGTTTGTTTTCCTGTTTGGGCCAATGATTATCCGCTCCCTGCGGAACCGTCAGGGTAAAGGCCAACCTATCCGTGAGGATGGGCCGCAAAGCCATCTGGTGACCAAAAAAGGCACCCCAACGATGGGTGGCTTGATGATCCTTTCCGGCCTTTGTATGGCAACTTTGCTGTGGGCAGATCTAACCAATCCATATGTCTGGATCGTGCTGTTTGTAACGGTTGGCTTTGGCTTGATCGGTTTTTATGATGACTTCCTGAAGGTCTCCCGCTCGGATCATAAAGGCTTTTCTGGCAAGATGCGCTTGTCTATTGAGGCCTTGATTGCTGGTATGGCCTGTTTTGCAGTTGCCCAGCTGGGTGAAAGTGCTTTTTCCACTTCCGTGACTTTCCCTTTCTTCAAGGATGTTTTGCTTGACCTCGGCTGGTTCTTTGTGCCGTTCGGTCTGTTTGTGATCGTGGGTGCAGGCAATGCGGTGAACCTGACTGATGGTCTTGATGGTTTGGCCATTGTGCCCGTGATGATTGCGACGGCCACGTTTGGCGTGATCGCTTATCTTTCTGGTAACGAGATTTTTGCCGATTATCTGCAAATCCATTATGTGCCGGGGACTGGTGAGTTGCTTGTTCTATGTGGTGCAATGGTTGGGGCTGGTCTTGGTTTTCTCTGGTTTAATGCACCACCAGCGGCAATCTTCATGGGCGACACCGGATCGCTCGCATTGGGTGGCATGTTGGGCTCTATTTCTGTTGCAACCAAGCATGAGCTGGTTTTGGCTATCGTTGGCGGTTTGTTTGTTTTGGAAGCGGTCTCTGTGATCATTCAGGTGGCTTCCTTTAAGTTGACCGGTCGTCGTGTGTTTCGTATGGCGCCAATCCATCATCATTTTGAGCATAAAGGTTGGACAGAGCCACAAGTTGTGATCCGTTTCTGGATCATTGCGGTGGTGCTGGCTCTGATCGGACTGAGTACCCTGAAACTGCGTTAA
- a CDS encoding UDP-N-acetylmuramoylalanyl-D-glutamyl-2,6-diaminopimelate--D-alanyl-D-alanine ligase, whose translation MNHLWTASDFSDAVEPISQPGEIGNVDGVSIDSRSIGKGDAFFAIKGDRFDGHAFAYSALEAGAAVVVLEEAQKSDFSNLSERVVFVDDVLKALERLGRAARKRTKGKIIAVTGSVGKTSTKDALRKALEPSGKVHAAVASFNNHWGVPLTLARMHADSDFGIFEVGMNHSGEIRTLIDMVRPDIAIVTTVVAAHIGNFNSIDEIAVAKAEIFEGVVSGGSALVNGDNEFGDYLAKQAASCGIENIHRFGSDAEFDAKLLKADLRADGSDLSISLFGEQYRVHLAAPGAHLAQNSLAVLAVVHLAGANVPAAIAVLASHGATKGRGERHELSIGKGTALLIDESYNANPSSVSAALETLGLGSGKGSGRRIAVLGDMLELGSDAAALHMSLKEMLVDAGLDKVYLCGPMMHHLWECLPKDMQAGYGERSQDLIAPLKEDLQEGDMVMVKGSLGSRMGVIVASLLESYKN comes from the coding sequence ATGAACCATCTCTGGACCGCTTCAGATTTCTCGGATGCCGTAGAGCCTATCTCTCAACCCGGCGAGATCGGCAACGTCGATGGGGTTTCCATTGATAGTCGTTCGATAGGCAAAGGAGATGCTTTTTTTGCGATCAAAGGTGATCGCTTTGATGGACATGCCTTTGCATATTCTGCTCTTGAGGCCGGAGCTGCTGTGGTGGTGCTGGAAGAGGCACAAAAATCCGACTTTTCGAACCTCTCGGAACGTGTTGTTTTTGTTGATGATGTTTTAAAAGCACTTGAACGTTTGGGGCGTGCCGCCCGTAAGCGAACCAAAGGCAAGATCATCGCTGTGACTGGCAGTGTCGGTAAGACCAGTACGAAAGATGCTTTGCGCAAAGCGCTAGAGCCGTCCGGTAAAGTGCATGCAGCCGTCGCGTCCTTTAACAATCATTGGGGGGTGCCGCTGACGCTGGCACGAATGCACGCGGATAGTGATTTCGGTATTTTTGAAGTTGGTATGAACCATAGTGGTGAGATCAGGACCTTGATCGATATGGTACGGCCCGACATTGCCATTGTCACTACTGTGGTTGCGGCTCATATTGGTAACTTCAATAGCATTGATGAAATTGCTGTTGCCAAAGCTGAGATTTTTGAAGGTGTGGTATCGGGTGGTTCTGCACTTGTGAATGGCGACAATGAATTTGGCGATTATCTGGCCAAGCAAGCGGCGTCTTGTGGAATAGAGAATATCCATCGCTTTGGCTCTGATGCCGAGTTTGATGCCAAGCTCTTGAAAGCAGATTTGCGAGCAGATGGCTCAGACTTATCCATTTCCCTGTTTGGCGAGCAATATCGGGTGCATTTGGCAGCTCCAGGAGCCCATTTGGCACAAAATTCGCTGGCGGTTTTAGCTGTGGTTCATCTGGCAGGTGCTAATGTGCCCGCTGCCATTGCTGTTTTGGCAAGCCATGGAGCAACCAAAGGGCGGGGCGAGCGGCATGAATTGTCGATCGGCAAGGGAACTGCCTTGTTGATTGATGAAAGCTATAATGCCAACCCAAGTTCTGTTTCCGCAGCACTGGAAACACTGGGGTTGGGATCTGGCAAAGGTAGTGGTCGTCGTATCGCTGTTCTCGGTGACATGCTGGAGTTGGGCAGCGACGCTGCTGCGCTTCATATGAGTTTGAAAGAAATGCTTGTCGATGCTGGTCTGGACAAAGTCTATTTGTGCGGGCCAATGATGCATCATTTATGGGAGTGCTTGCCCAAGGATATGCAGGCGGGCTATGGAGAGCGCTCACAAGATCTGATTGCTCCTTTGAAGGAAGACTTGCAAGAGGGTGACATGGTGATGGTCAAAGGGTCGTTGGGCTCTCGTATGGGTGTCATTGTTGCCAGTTTGCTGGAAAGCTATAAGAATTAG
- a CDS encoding UDP-N-acetylmuramoyl-L-alanyl-D-glutamate--2,6-diaminopimelate ligase, whose translation MLLRDLFASLPLIQKQGDKACLDQKVAGLNADSRKIETDFLFIGVPGSQVDGARFLEQVIEKGALAAIISDASDIPAEGVPAEFPIFCCADVHGALATLAGAFYPISYEKIAAVTGTNGKTSIASFLRQIWASAGKRAANIGTIGVEGPNGASYGGLTTPDPVGLLQSVQRLEEEQGVTHLALEASSHGLEQKRLDGLKVDVGAYTNLTRDHLDYHKTFEAYRDAKLQLFTRLVRKDGTAVINLDDDHSSYFLDAAKARGLTCLTLGETTSADLRIKSISFDGEKQIVLLTGVWGNVEAHIPLVGTFQASNALVAGLMAYASGLSVGEILNALSQLKGACGRMELVGRTGQGAPIYVDYSHTPDSLETALKALRPFTKERLIVVIGAGGDRDPGKRPMMGKAANDYADFAIVTDDNPRSEDPALIRKAVMETVETGCEVAGRYDAIAKGVSMLQAGDILLVAGKGHEQGQTVKGEVLPFSDHEAVQQVLKEHNEGAAS comes from the coding sequence ATGTTGTTGCGAGACCTTTTTGCATCCTTGCCTTTGATCCAAAAACAAGGAGACAAGGCATGTTTGGACCAAAAGGTCGCGGGGCTGAATGCGGATAGCCGAAAAATAGAAACTGATTTTCTGTTTATTGGTGTTCCTGGTAGTCAGGTCGATGGAGCGCGGTTTCTCGAACAAGTGATCGAAAAAGGTGCTCTTGCCGCTATCATCTCTGATGCTTCTGACATCCCTGCAGAAGGTGTCCCTGCAGAATTTCCAATTTTCTGTTGCGCGGATGTGCACGGAGCATTGGCTACGCTTGCAGGCGCATTCTATCCCATATCCTATGAAAAGATCGCGGCTGTCACTGGTACGAATGGGAAGACCTCAATTGCCTCTTTCTTGCGTCAAATTTGGGCAAGTGCTGGTAAGCGTGCTGCCAATATTGGCACTATTGGCGTTGAAGGGCCCAATGGCGCCAGCTATGGAGGATTGACAACGCCGGATCCTGTTGGTTTGCTGCAAAGTGTACAGAGGCTGGAGGAAGAGCAGGGCGTAACCCATCTGGCGTTGGAAGCCTCCAGTCATGGGCTCGAGCAAAAACGCCTTGATGGATTGAAGGTCGATGTCGGGGCCTATACCAACCTGACCCGGGACCATCTGGACTATCATAAAACGTTCGAGGCCTACCGCGATGCAAAGTTGCAACTCTTTACGCGTTTGGTAAGAAAAGACGGTACGGCTGTCATCAATCTTGATGATGATCATAGCTCCTACTTTCTGGATGCTGCCAAAGCGCGTGGCTTGACCTGCCTCACCCTGGGTGAAACGACAAGTGCTGATCTGCGTATCAAATCGATTTCCTTTGATGGTGAGAAACAGATTGTTTTGCTGACTGGTGTTTGGGGAAACGTTGAAGCGCATATCCCTCTGGTTGGAACCTTCCAGGCTTCGAATGCTCTGGTGGCTGGATTGATGGCCTACGCTTCGGGTCTGTCAGTTGGAGAAATACTGAATGCTCTGTCTCAGCTCAAAGGAGCTTGTGGTCGTATGGAGCTGGTTGGTAGAACCGGGCAGGGCGCACCGATCTATGTTGACTATTCCCATACTCCAGACTCTCTGGAGACTGCTTTGAAGGCTTTGCGCCCATTCACCAAAGAACGGTTGATTGTGGTCATTGGTGCTGGAGGAGATCGTGACCCCGGCAAGCGTCCCATGATGGGCAAAGCTGCAAATGATTATGCTGATTTTGCCATCGTCACCGATGACAATCCTCGTTCGGAAGACCCGGCCCTTATCCGCAAGGCGGTAATGGAAACAGTCGAGACTGGCTGTGAAGTTGCTGGACGATATGATGCCATTGCCAAGGGCGTGTCCATGTTGCAAGCGGGCGATATCTTGCTAGTGGCAGGTAAAGGACATGAGCAGGGTCAGACCGTGAAAGGTGAGGTTTTGCCTTTCTCAGATCACGAGGCAGTGCAGCAAGTTCTCAAAGAACATAATGAAGGAGCTGCATCATGA